From the Solanum stenotomum isolate F172 chromosome 4, ASM1918654v1, whole genome shotgun sequence genome, one window contains:
- the LOC125861387 gene encoding uncharacterized protein LOC125861387: protein MAVTTSRGKQIIDPPMSSEVEEVIEKDEIEVTKVPKDDIAKEAEVTQKVVSMPRPSHSFPQSAIATRSLVQRKEDLGAFTIPFTIGMLHFAKVLCDLGASINLMPLSIYKKLGLGDPKPTAMHLLMADITLKKPISVLQDVLVKVESLIFPADFVILDCEVDFKVPIILRRPFLANGCALVDMENG from the exons ATGGCAGTCACTACTAGCAGAGGAAAACAGATCATTGACCCACCCATGTCGTCTGAGGTTGAAGAAGTGATAGAGAAAgatgagattgaggttactAAAGTGCCGAAAGATGATATTGCAAAGGAAGCTGAGGTGACCCAAAAAGTTGTTTCCATGCCTAGACCTTCACATTCATTCCCACAAAG TGCTATCGCTACTAGGTCACTTGTGCAAAGGAAAGAGGATCTTGGAGCTTTCACTATTCCCTTTACCATTGGGATGTTACACTTTGCGAAAGTTTTGTGCGATTTGGGTGCCAGCATTAATTTGATGCCATTGTCTAtctacaagaagttgggtttaggggaTCCAAAACCGACTGCGATGCATCTGCTCATGGCCGATATAACTTTGAAGAAGCCCATTAGTGTTCTCCAAGATGTccttgtgaaagtggagtcgCTCATCTTTCCTgcagattttgtgatacttgattgtgaggttgacTTTAAGGTACCCATCATCCTgaggagaccattccttgctaaTGGGTGTGCCTTAGTCGATATGGAGAATGGGTAG